A DNA window from Gillisia sp. Hel1_33_143 contains the following coding sequences:
- a CDS encoding S9 family peptidase, which translates to MHSHFKILSFTILLFFSFQIITAQQSSLSVEKIMKDPKWMGTFPSNVKWAENGGTLYFNYNLQKDPSDSLYKIQLNAPEKIVKVGQKEIKTLTFNGTYNKDKSAKLYTKDGKLMLFSSKDNASRILLDLGENVRNAEFLKDENLVSFIMKNNLYLFHLKTGFIEKITNIKSGNEPEKDEKLSTKDEWLENENLGLLEVVNQRKIKREESAAYYNSIQKDPTIFYTGDKEVSNLHLSPDGKFATFNLTTPVKNKYTDVPNYADASGYTVNLPARSKVGNEIEKEELLIYSVENDSVYVVKTDGLPGITDLPDYTKDYPEKNWEKEVREVIPAATYFSEDGNRAIVNIRSQDNKDRWIASLDLATGVLKSLDRQRDEAWINGPGIGYAAGYETMGWLPDNKNIYFQSEESGYSHLYVLNVDTGNKKQLTKGSFEVFDPFISKDDKSWFLTTSEVGPEERHFYKMPLMGGKMEKLTSMTGNNDVYLSPDEKRMAILYSYSNKPWELFLKKTQQKDNATQLTSGLSEEFKAYPWRDPEIVNFKAEDGAMVPARIYKPSATAKNGAAVIFVHGAGYLQNAHKWWSSYFREYMFHNLLTDLGYTVLDIDYRGSAGYGRDWRTAIYRHMGGKDLSDQVDGATYLVKELGIDKDKVGIYGGSYGGFITLMAMFNEPETFTSGAALRSVTDWAHYNHGYTSNILNNPVDDPIAYKRSSPIYFAEGLKGNLLIEHGMLDVNVHFQDVVRLSQRLIELGKNNWELAVYPLEDHGFVEPSSWTDEYKRILKLFNETLLKE; encoded by the coding sequence ATGCATTCACACTTCAAAATATTAAGTTTTACCATTTTACTTTTCTTTAGCTTTCAAATAATAACAGCTCAACAATCTAGTCTTAGTGTAGAGAAAATAATGAAAGATCCTAAATGGATGGGGACGTTTCCTTCTAATGTAAAATGGGCTGAAAATGGAGGCACTCTCTATTTCAACTATAATCTGCAGAAAGACCCGTCAGATTCTTTGTATAAAATACAGCTTAATGCTCCGGAGAAGATTGTTAAAGTTGGCCAGAAAGAGATAAAAACACTCACTTTCAATGGAACTTATAATAAAGATAAAAGTGCAAAACTGTACACAAAAGATGGAAAGTTAATGCTTTTCAGTTCTAAAGACAATGCTTCCAGAATACTTTTAGATCTAGGAGAGAATGTTAGGAATGCTGAATTTTTAAAAGATGAAAATTTGGTAAGCTTCATTATGAAAAACAATTTATATCTGTTTCATTTAAAAACAGGTTTCATAGAAAAGATCACCAATATAAAGTCTGGAAATGAACCTGAGAAAGACGAGAAACTATCTACTAAAGATGAATGGTTGGAAAATGAAAACCTAGGACTCCTCGAAGTTGTGAATCAGCGCAAAATTAAACGAGAAGAATCTGCAGCATATTATAATAGCATTCAAAAAGATCCAACAATCTTTTATACAGGAGATAAAGAAGTTTCTAACCTACACCTTTCTCCAGATGGCAAATTTGCTACTTTTAATCTTACCACTCCGGTGAAAAATAAATATACAGATGTTCCGAACTATGCAGATGCTTCCGGATATACTGTAAATCTACCTGCAAGATCCAAAGTTGGAAATGAGATCGAAAAAGAAGAACTGCTTATCTATTCTGTAGAGAATGACAGTGTTTATGTTGTGAAAACTGATGGATTGCCTGGTATTACAGATCTTCCAGATTACACTAAAGATTATCCCGAAAAGAATTGGGAAAAAGAAGTGCGTGAAGTTATTCCAGCTGCTACTTATTTTTCTGAAGATGGAAACCGAGCTATAGTAAATATTAGGTCTCAAGATAATAAAGATAGGTGGATTGCAAGTTTAGATCTAGCCACAGGAGTTTTAAAAAGCCTAGACAGACAAAGAGATGAGGCATGGATAAATGGTCCCGGGATAGGATATGCTGCAGGTTATGAGACTATGGGATGGCTTCCAGATAATAAGAATATTTATTTTCAATCTGAAGAATCTGGGTATTCTCATTTATATGTTCTTAATGTAGATACCGGAAATAAAAAACAACTTACAAAAGGTAGTTTTGAAGTTTTTGATCCATTTATATCAAAAGATGACAAAAGTTGGTTCTTAACCACCTCTGAAGTGGGACCTGAAGAAAGACATTTTTATAAAATGCCTCTTATGGGAGGTAAAATGGAAAAGCTTACAAGCATGACAGGGAATAACGATGTGTATCTCTCCCCAGATGAAAAGCGTATGGCTATTTTATATTCATATAGTAATAAGCCATGGGAACTATTTCTTAAGAAAACCCAGCAAAAAGATAATGCCACTCAACTCACCTCAGGATTATCAGAAGAATTTAAAGCGTACCCGTGGAGAGATCCAGAAATTGTAAACTTTAAGGCTGAAGACGGAGCCATGGTTCCTGCAAGAATCTATAAACCTAGTGCAACTGCTAAAAATGGAGCCGCCGTGATCTTTGTTCATGGAGCAGGATATCTTCAGAATGCGCATAAATGGTGGTCTAGCTATTTTAGAGAATATATGTTCCATAATTTACTTACAGACCTTGGTTATACCGTATTAGACATAGATTATAGAGGAAGTGCAGGTTATGGAAGAGATTGGAGAACCGCGATCTATAGACATATGGGAGGTAAAGACCTATCAGACCAAGTAGACGGTGCAACTTATTTAGTTAAAGAATTAGGGATAGATAAAGATAAAGTTGGCATATATGGAGGTAGTTATGGTGGTTTTATAACACTTATGGCAATGTTCAATGAACCGGAAACTTTTACCTCTGGCGCTGCATTAAGATCTGTAACAGATTGGGCTCACTACAACCATGGATATACTTCTAACATTCTGAATAATCCGGTAGATGACCCTATAGCTTATAAACGCTCTTCTCCCATTTATTTTGCTGAAGGACTAAAAGGAAATTTATTAATAGAACATGGGATGTTAGATGTAAATGTACATTTTCAAGACGTAGTTAGATTATCACAAAGGTTAATTGAATTAGGTAAGAACAATTGGGAACTTGCTGTTTATCCTTTGGAAGATCACGGATTTGTAGAGCCTAGTAGCTGGACAGATGAATATAAAAGGATTTTAAAACTATTCAATGAGACCTTGCTTAAAGAATAA
- a CDS encoding adenine phosphoribosyltransferase: MKKIEELIRDIPDFPKAGIQFKDITPLLQDPERVREAVTSFAKSLEGKTIHKVVGIEARGFLFGMLLAEKLNAGFVPIRKPGKLPYKTFSEEYDLEYGSNTLEIHQDAIKKGENVIIHDDVLATGGTAEAACKLVERMGGNIVECNFIMELSFLKGSDKIKAYKLHSLITY; this comes from the coding sequence ATGAAGAAAATTGAAGAATTAATTAGAGATATTCCAGACTTTCCAAAAGCTGGAATACAATTTAAAGATATAACTCCATTGCTTCAAGATCCGGAAAGAGTAAGAGAAGCAGTTACAAGTTTTGCTAAATCTTTAGAGGGGAAGACAATTCATAAAGTTGTAGGAATTGAAGCTCGTGGATTTCTATTTGGTATGTTGCTGGCAGAAAAATTGAATGCTGGTTTTGTGCCTATACGAAAGCCTGGGAAACTTCCATATAAAACTTTTAGTGAAGAGTATGATCTAGAATATGGTTCTAATACGCTAGAGATTCATCAAGATGCGATTAAAAAGGGAGAGAATGTAATTATTCATGACGATGTGCTCGCTACAGGAGGTACAGCAGAGGCAGCTTGTAAATTGGTAGAAAGAATGGGTGGTAATATTGTTGAATGTAATTTTATAATGGAGCTAAGCTTTTTAAAAGGATCAGATAAAATAAAAGCTTATAAATTACACTCTTTGATAACCTACTAA
- a CDS encoding M57 family metalloprotease: MKIKFYAAALIAGLLFTACSTDDNSSTELETTDAQSAAVPKDIIKKLKALNFNTDGIEKRAVDRPDGSTVTSYLVEDDIMLSESQINEMSGVGITDKQYRTYNLVSTPKTIRVLGFNAPSSQGLTAKQKQALTLAVQNYNDLDISLDFSLSFGTDLANADIIIFQSPGAAGGVAGFPSNGNPYQFVQIFSGMEQYSLSVNEHVMTHEIGHTLGMRHSDWFTRESCGRPSFGELANPSGAVHIPGTPYRYDPNSIMASCFSASETGNFGEFDIVAFEYLY; encoded by the coding sequence ATGAAAATTAAGTTTTACGCAGCAGCCCTCATCGCAGGACTATTATTTACCGCCTGTTCTACAGATGACAACTCGTCTACAGAATTGGAAACCACAGATGCACAATCTGCAGCAGTACCAAAAGACATTATTAAAAAATTAAAAGCACTTAATTTCAATACAGATGGTATAGAAAAAAGAGCTGTAGACAGACCTGATGGTTCTACAGTTACTTCTTATCTAGTGGAAGATGATATCATGCTTTCTGAAAGTCAGATAAACGAAATGAGTGGCGTTGGTATTACAGATAAGCAATACCGTACTTATAACCTAGTTAGCACTCCTAAAACAATTAGAGTTCTTGGTTTTAATGCACCATCAAGTCAGGGATTGACTGCTAAACAAAAACAAGCACTTACGTTGGCAGTACAGAATTATAATGATCTTGATATTAGTTTAGATTTCAGTCTTTCTTTCGGAACAGATCTGGCAAATGCAGATATTATCATCTTTCAATCTCCAGGTGCTGCTGGTGGGGTAGCAGGATTCCCATCTAACGGAAATCCTTACCAATTCGTACAGATCTTTTCTGGAATGGAACAATACAGCCTAAGTGTTAATGAGCACGTAATGACACATGAAATTGGACATACTTTAGGAATGCGCCATAGCGACTGGTTTACGCGTGAAAGCTGTGGACGTCCAAGTTTTGGAGAATTAGCAAACCCAAGTGGAGCTGTTCATATTCCAGGTACTCCATACAGATATGATCCAAATTCTATCATGGCTTCCTGCTTTAGCGCTAGTGAAACTGGTAATTTTGGAGAGTTTGATATCGTAGCTTTTGAATATCTATACTAG
- a CDS encoding SsrA-binding protein — MKKQFFKTLSRINKKALPSLSKNRVNLQKATNIQKAILGWKLWVTKNSLD, encoded by the coding sequence ATGAAAAAGCAATTCTTTAAGACTCTTTCTAGGATAAATAAGAAAGCCTTGCCATCTCTATCTAAGAATCGAGTAAATCTTCAAAAGGCAACCAACATTCAAAAAGCTATTTTAGGATGGAAATTATGGGTTACCAAGAACTCATTAGATTAG
- a CDS encoding M56 family metallopeptidase: protein MNRKYLLGGILTSFVLPGIYLTKKILVAPVDYSQFENVGSISTPLIREETIDWWQIVGVIYLIITAALLIRFVFQLLKLLHFINTSKIIRDGNFKFIESPKLVGPFSFFNFIVFNPTLHSKKDIDLILIHEKVHATQLHSIDIIIGNVASLLLWFHPLMPFYKKKIVQNLEFIADLETVERCSSKKEYLQALVKVSTKEYHPSFTNSFYQSFIKKRILMLHTKNKSHSSWKIALIFPLLLSFMLIFNVNTEAQTKKVTSVKLESIEWFPDTLASAIITSTHTTEMLKTISENFKKYGIELQFQDLKYSEQGFLTEIHIIYLNLNNNESGKFERSGNTPIKPIEIIFDEDQKVEFQSTVSPITISLPNDTTVTVSKLNKEEVVEPIIKRSSTNKSTYLFSSGSEKVYYPTGNSGSSGLTGQNYSINTSNPVTYFERDTTKPKNRIQIVDTVEVYQSKSSKEKSITVTSPQDKKILTILNGKKLPLGFDINTISPETIENVNVLKGENATQKYGNEGKYGVIEISTKSGTDQSELDDTINIVKTASGDKKLNITPKYKDILVVVNGEIKSKDFSTDAIDPESIKSLYILKDKTAIKKYGERGKNGVIVITLKKK from the coding sequence ATGAATAGAAAGTATTTGCTAGGAGGAATTCTAACATCATTTGTTTTGCCAGGAATTTATCTTACCAAAAAGATACTGGTGGCACCGGTAGATTATAGCCAATTTGAAAACGTAGGATCTATTAGTACACCTTTAATTAGAGAAGAAACTATTGATTGGTGGCAGATTGTGGGAGTTATTTATTTAATAATAACAGCTGCCTTGCTAATAAGATTCGTATTTCAACTTCTGAAGCTACTTCATTTTATAAATACTAGCAAGATCATTAGAGATGGAAATTTCAAATTTATAGAGTCTCCTAAATTAGTTGGACCATTTTCCTTCTTCAATTTTATTGTTTTTAATCCAACATTACATTCCAAAAAAGATATAGACCTTATATTAATCCATGAGAAAGTTCATGCTACTCAATTACATTCTATAGATATTATAATTGGTAATGTTGCGTCCCTTTTACTCTGGTTTCATCCTTTAATGCCATTTTATAAAAAGAAAATTGTCCAGAACTTAGAATTTATAGCAGATCTAGAGACGGTAGAAAGATGCTCTTCGAAAAAAGAATACCTGCAAGCGCTTGTCAAAGTCTCTACTAAAGAATATCACCCATCATTTACAAATTCATTTTATCAATCATTCATCAAAAAACGAATACTTATGTTACACACCAAAAACAAATCTCACAGTTCCTGGAAAATTGCTCTTATCTTTCCATTATTGCTCTCTTTTATGCTCATCTTTAATGTAAATACTGAAGCTCAAACAAAAAAGGTTACATCAGTTAAACTTGAAAGCATAGAATGGTTTCCTGACACCCTAGCATCTGCTATCATTACCTCAACACATACTACAGAGATGCTTAAAACTATCAGCGAAAATTTTAAAAAGTATGGAATAGAGCTTCAGTTTCAAGATTTGAAATATTCTGAACAAGGCTTTCTTACCGAAATACATATAATTTATTTGAACTTAAATAATAATGAGTCTGGCAAGTTCGAAAGATCTGGAAATACTCCTATAAAGCCAATAGAAATAATCTTTGATGAAGATCAAAAGGTTGAATTTCAATCTACAGTCTCTCCTATAACAATTTCATTGCCTAATGATACTACCGTCACTGTTTCAAAACTAAACAAGGAAGAGGTGGTTGAGCCAATTATAAAGCGATCTTCTACGAATAAATCAACCTATTTATTCTCTTCAGGTTCAGAAAAGGTATACTATCCAACAGGTAATTCTGGATCTAGCGGGCTGACCGGACAAAATTATAGCATTAACACTAGTAACCCTGTCACCTATTTTGAGCGCGATACTACCAAACCAAAAAATCGAATTCAAATAGTTGATACGGTAGAAGTGTATCAATCTAAAAGTTCTAAAGAGAAAAGCATAACTGTTACTTCTCCCCAAGACAAAAAGATATTGACAATTCTAAACGGTAAAAAATTGCCTTTAGGTTTTGACATTAACACCATTTCTCCAGAAACAATTGAAAATGTAAATGTTTTAAAAGGTGAAAATGCAACTCAAAAATATGGTAACGAAGGTAAATATGGGGTTATTGAAATTAGCACTAAATCTGGAACAGATCAATCTGAGTTAGATGATACTATTAATATCGTAAAAACAGCATCTGGAGACAAAAAATTAAATATCACACCTAAATATAAAGATATTCTGGTGGTTGTAAATGGTGAGATAAAAAGTAAAGATTTTAGCACAGACGCTATAGATCCAGAAAGCATTAAGAGTTTATATATCCTAAAAGATAAAACAGCCATTAAAAAATATGGAGAAAGAGGGAAGAATGGAGTAATTGTAATTACATTAAAAAAGAAGTAA
- a CDS encoding BlaI/MecI/CopY family transcriptional regulator, whose amino-acid sequence MEKLTNKEEEIMHILWKLKKAFVKEILAEITEENLHYNTVSTIVRNLEDKGYVSHQAFGKTHQYFPMVTKEVFKKQFMNTATQKFFDNSYKSMVSYFAKEEKISAEELREILELIEKKG is encoded by the coding sequence ATGGAAAAGCTCACCAATAAAGAAGAGGAGATCATGCATATTTTATGGAAGCTGAAAAAAGCTTTTGTGAAAGAGATCCTTGCAGAGATCACTGAAGAAAATTTACATTATAATACGGTATCTACCATTGTAAGAAACCTTGAAGATAAGGGATATGTCTCCCATCAGGCTTTTGGAAAAACTCATCAATACTTTCCAATGGTTACCAAAGAGGTATTTAAAAAGCAATTTATGAATACAGCTACCCAAAAATTCTTCGACAATTCTTATAAGAGTATGGTCTCATATTTTGCAAAAGAAGAAAAGATAAGCGCAGAAGAATTGAGAGAGATCTTAGAATTAATTGAGAAAAAAGGATAA
- a CDS encoding calcium/sodium antiporter — MSIVFILIGFALLVVGGEFLVRSSVALSFKLNLSKMVIGLTVVSFATSAPELLVSLQAALTGFSDISLGNVIGSNIANIGLVLGITAFISPLAIDRDFYRFNWPVMMIFSLALYYFLNTGNNLSRVEGIVLLLGIVLYLYLLIRRSRKEHIEVEGIDDKLASTSNFKVTIWLLIGAAALYGGSELLVKGAVDLAEMIGVSERVISVTIIAVGTSVPELAASVIAALRKEKAISLGNLIGSNIFNIASVLGLTALIKPINVQSAEILNNDIFWMIGFALIIIPLAFLPRRFILGRYKGFLLFAGYAVFIALAFLD; from the coding sequence ATGAGTATAGTTTTTATCCTAATAGGCTTCGCTTTGTTAGTTGTAGGGGGAGAATTCCTGGTTCGATCTTCTGTAGCACTATCCTTTAAACTAAACCTTTCCAAGATGGTTATTGGGTTAACGGTAGTATCCTTTGCTACTTCTGCACCAGAACTGTTAGTAAGTTTGCAAGCAGCATTAACAGGATTTTCAGATATTTCATTAGGAAATGTGATTGGTTCTAACATTGCAAATATTGGACTTGTATTAGGGATCACAGCCTTTATTTCACCATTGGCAATAGACAGAGATTTCTATAGATTTAACTGGCCGGTGATGATGATCTTTTCTTTAGCACTCTACTATTTCCTTAACACCGGTAATAATTTGTCTAGAGTAGAAGGGATAGTGCTGCTATTAGGTATTGTTTTGTATTTATATTTATTGATACGTAGATCTAGAAAAGAGCATATTGAGGTTGAAGGGATTGATGATAAACTGGCGAGTACCAGTAATTTCAAAGTAACAATATGGCTTCTAATTGGAGCTGCAGCATTATATGGAGGTTCAGAACTTTTGGTAAAGGGTGCTGTGGATCTCGCAGAAATGATAGGGGTAAGTGAACGCGTAATTTCTGTGACTATTATTGCCGTAGGAACCAGTGTTCCAGAGTTAGCCGCATCTGTAATAGCTGCTTTAAGAAAGGAAAAAGCAATTTCTTTAGGAAATTTAATAGGCTCCAATATCTTTAATATTGCATCTGTCCTAGGTCTTACAGCGCTTATAAAACCAATTAATGTTCAGTCTGCAGAAATTCTTAACAATGATATCTTTTGGATGATTGGATTCGCTTTAATCATTATTCCTTTAGCCTTCCTTCCCCGAAGATTTATTTTAGGCAGGTATAAGGGGTTTTTGCTATTTGCAGGATATGCAGTTTTCATAGCACTCGCGTTTTTAGATTAA
- a CDS encoding glutamine synthetase III has protein sequence MATLRFQALKETLNRKPIKIDEGDRRSELFGRNVFNETVMRQFLTKEAYQSVKDATTKGTKISRGVADHISTGMKEWAISKGVTHYTHWFQPLTGATAEKHDAFFETIGDGLAIEKFGGTQLVQQEPDASSFPHGGIRNTFEARGYTAWDPTSPAFIYGTTLCIPTVYVSYTGEALDYKTPLLRALQSVDSAATAVCKYFDKNVSKVVATLGWEQEYFLIDSALYRSRPDLQLSGRTLLGHSPAKGQQLDDHYFGSIPSRALAFMRDLEIECMLLGIPVKTRHNEVAPNQFELAPIFEEANLAVDHNSLLMDLMDKVGERHNFKVLFHEKPFAGINGSGKHNNWSLSTDTGTNLLSPGSTPMKNLQFLTFFINTIKAVHDHEELLRATIASASNDHRLGANEAPPAIISAFIGSQLTEVLDELEKVTDGKLSPQEKTDLKLNVVGKIPEILLDNTDRNRTSPFAFTGNKFEFRAVGSTANCANPMTVLNTIVAKQLKDFKKRVDTLVKDDKMKKDDAIFNVLREYIKESKKIRFEGDGYGEAWQQEAKKRGLSNNKTTPIALRAKVSKQTIDLYKEMKVMNKREVEARHEIELEDYSMRIQIEGRILGDIARNHVIPTAIRYQNVLIENVRGLKEIFEQDFKKHSKEQIGIIEAISGHIEHINADVNKMTDARKKANVIEDAEERALAYCDNVKPFFEEIRYHCDKLELLVDDETWPLTKYRELLFTR, from the coding sequence ATGGCAACTTTAAGATTTCAGGCTCTAAAAGAGACTTTAAATAGAAAACCGATTAAGATAGACGAGGGAGATCGTAGATCAGAACTTTTCGGAAGAAATGTTTTTAATGAAACAGTAATGAGACAATTCCTTACCAAGGAAGCGTATCAGAGCGTAAAAGATGCTACAACCAAAGGAACCAAAATTAGTAGAGGGGTAGCAGATCATATCTCTACAGGGATGAAAGAATGGGCTATCTCCAAAGGAGTTACTCATTATACACACTGGTTTCAACCCTTAACAGGAGCTACGGCAGAAAAGCACGATGCATTTTTTGAAACTATTGGAGATGGACTTGCCATAGAGAAATTTGGTGGTACTCAATTGGTTCAACAAGAGCCAGATGCCTCAAGTTTTCCACATGGAGGAATAAGAAATACTTTTGAAGCTAGAGGTTATACTGCATGGGATCCAACATCTCCTGCATTTATATATGGAACTACCTTATGTATTCCAACGGTATATGTTTCCTATACCGGAGAAGCATTAGATTATAAGACACCACTTTTAAGAGCATTACAATCTGTAGATTCTGCAGCAACTGCTGTATGTAAATATTTTGATAAGAATGTTAGCAAAGTTGTGGCTACCCTAGGGTGGGAACAAGAATATTTCTTAATAGACTCTGCATTATATAGATCAAGACCAGATCTTCAACTTTCTGGTAGAACGTTATTAGGTCATTCTCCAGCAAAAGGACAGCAGTTAGACGATCATTATTTTGGGTCTATTCCAAGCAGAGCTTTGGCTTTTATGAGAGATTTGGAAATAGAATGTATGCTTTTAGGAATTCCTGTAAAGACAAGACATAATGAAGTGGCTCCAAATCAATTTGAGTTAGCACCTATATTTGAAGAAGCGAACCTTGCAGTAGATCATAACTCCTTATTGATGGATCTTATGGATAAGGTGGGAGAAAGACATAATTTTAAAGTGTTATTCCATGAAAAACCTTTCGCAGGGATCAATGGTAGTGGAAAGCATAATAACTGGTCTTTAAGTACAGATACCGGAACCAATTTATTGAGTCCTGGAAGTACACCAATGAAGAATTTACAATTCTTAACTTTCTTTATTAATACTATAAAAGCAGTTCATGATCATGAAGAATTGTTGAGAGCTACTATTGCTAGTGCCTCTAATGATCATAGACTAGGAGCGAACGAAGCACCTCCAGCTATTATTTCAGCATTTATTGGAAGTCAGCTTACAGAAGTACTTGATGAGCTGGAAAAAGTTACCGATGGAAAATTATCTCCACAGGAAAAGACAGATCTTAAGTTAAACGTTGTAGGTAAGATTCCAGAAATCTTGTTAGACAATACAGATAGAAACAGAACTTCTCCATTTGCCTTTACAGGTAATAAATTTGAATTTAGAGCAGTAGGGTCTACAGCAAACTGTGCAAACCCAATGACCGTTCTTAATACTATTGTAGCTAAGCAACTTAAAGACTTTAAGAAAAGGGTAGATACTTTGGTGAAGGATGATAAAATGAAAAAAGATGATGCCATCTTTAATGTTCTTAGAGAGTACATCAAAGAATCTAAGAAAATTAGATTTGAAGGTGATGGGTATGGAGAAGCTTGGCAACAAGAAGCTAAAAAGCGTGGATTGAGTAATAACAAAACTACTCCAATCGCCTTAAGAGCTAAAGTTTCTAAGCAAACTATAGATTTGTACAAGGAGATGAAAGTGATGAACAAGAGAGAAGTTGAAGCTCGTCATGAAATTGAATTGGAAGATTATTCTATGAGAATTCAAATTGAAGGAAGAATCTTAGGAGATATTGCTAGAAATCACGTAATTCCAACTGCTATTAGATACCAAAATGTTTTAATAGAAAATGTACGTGGATTAAAGGAAATATTTGAGCAAGATTTCAAAAAGCATTCAAAAGAGCAGATAGGTATTATTGAAGCTATTTCAGGTCATATTGAACATATCAATGCAGATGTAAATAAAATGACAGACGCTCGTAAAAAAGCTAATGTTATAGAAGATGCTGAAGAGAGAGCATTAGCATACTGTGATAATGTGAAACCATTTTTTGAAGAGATAAGATATCATTGCGATAAATTAGAGCTGTTGGTAGATGATGAAACTTGGCCATTGACTAAATACAGAGAATTATTGTTTACTCGCTAG
- a CDS encoding CsgE family curli-type amyloid fiber assembly protein yields the protein MAVNNKFSIIFLFAVMSASTSFGQSYNADVEAKISMSTNNEFIEITGIALNKSEITQSLRYVLSVIKKNSENSNSAKNDQSGRIVLEPSEKKELSTTTINADVKDRVIILLLIYDINDNIVGKDRVVVNDTPEANDNALQNIMEDNNLPIEPTSNSESKIANEDVNQEGRDGIELSGIVTEDTKTKAGMDFYKLFYSNYSSKNINGSKVVSISEMIALGNNTKIQVKVDNALVWEFFARPKYDYLKSMADVAVQRVNAYFQNMEKNARNVRRY from the coding sequence ATGGCAGTGAATAATAAGTTTTCAATTATTTTCCTTTTCGCTGTGATGAGTGCAAGTACTTCTTTTGGACAATCTTATAATGCAGATGTAGAAGCTAAAATTAGCATGTCTACTAATAACGAGTTTATAGAAATTACGGGGATTGCTCTTAATAAATCTGAAATCACCCAAAGTTTGCGTTACGTTCTCTCTGTAATAAAAAAGAACTCAGAAAATTCTAACAGCGCTAAGAATGATCAAAGCGGAAGAATTGTATTAGAACCTTCTGAAAAGAAAGAACTATCTACAACTACTATAAATGCGGATGTAAAAGATAGGGTGATTATCCTCTTGTTGATATATGATATAAATGATAATATTGTTGGTAAGGACAGGGTTGTAGTAAATGATACTCCCGAGGCAAATGATAATGCATTGCAAAATATCATGGAAGATAATAATTTGCCTATAGAACCAACTTCTAATTCTGAAAGCAAGATTGCAAATGAAGATGTTAATCAAGAAGGCAGAGACGGGATAGAACTTTCTGGAATTGTTACAGAAGATACCAAGACCAAAGCTGGTATGGATTTTTATAAACTCTTTTACTCAAATTATAGTTCAAAAAATATAAATGGTAGTAAAGTAGTAAGTATAAGTGAGATGATAGCCCTTGGGAATAATACCAAAATACAAGTGAAGGTAGACAATGCCCTGGTTTGGGAATTCTTTGCAAGACCCAAGTATGATTACTTAAAATCTATGGCAGATGTTGCGGTGCAACGTGTTAATGCCTATTTCCAGAATATGGAAAAAAATGCCCGAAATGTAAGAAGATATTAA
- a CDS encoding curli production assembly/transport component CsgF: MRIKLLFLFLLISTLSSAQQLTYKPINPAFGGDTFNYQWLLSSATAQNSFKDPDARQNSSGSNLDSFAENLNRQLLSQLSRSLFNDQLGTDGLKPGTFTFGSLSLDIYESSEGLVINILDTNTGEQTQVIIPN, encoded by the coding sequence TTGAGAATAAAACTACTCTTTTTATTTTTATTGATTTCAACACTAAGTTCTGCACAGCAGCTAACTTATAAGCCCATAAATCCAGCTTTTGGAGGTGATACTTTTAATTATCAATGGTTGCTTAGTTCTGCCACAGCGCAAAATTCATTTAAAGATCCAGATGCAAGGCAAAATTCAAGCGGTTCTAACTTAGATTCTTTTGCCGAGAACCTAAATCGTCAACTATTGAGTCAGCTTTCCAGAAGTCTATTTAATGATCAATTAGGAACAGACGGTCTAAAACCGGGAACATTTACTTTTGGTAGTTTGTCTTTGGATATCTACGAATCTTCTGAGGGTCTAGTCATAAATATTCTAGATACCAATACTGGAGAACAAACCCAAGTTATAATTCCCAATTAA